Below is a window of Bradyrhizobium sp. CB82 DNA.
GTGTCGATCGCGCCCGGACTGATCGCGTTGACACGGATGCCGCGGTTCTTGAGTTCGGCGGTCCACGTTCGCACGAACGAGCGAACGCTTGCTTTGGTCGCGCTGTAGGCGGTGTAGCGCGGAATGCCCCTTAAACGCGGCGATGGACGAAATCAGGACGATGGCGCCCCCATCAGTAAAGAGAGGCAGCGCCTTCTGAACCGTAAAGAGAAGCCCTCGTACATTGATGGCGAAAGTCTGATCGAAATTTTTCTCCGTGACCTCGACGAGCGACTCCGGATCGATGAAACCCGCATTCGCGACCAAAATATCGATCTTCCCCCTCTCCCTCTTGATCCGGTCGTAAAGCCGATCGATATCCCGCAAGTTTCTGCACGTCCCCTCGAACGGCGGCCGCACGGTCACCGATATTAGCAACCGCCATATTGAGTTCGTCCTGCCGGCGGCCGGTGATGTAGACAAATGCCCCCTCTCTCGCAAACCGCTGGGCTGTCGCGAGCCCGAGGCCACTGCTGCCGCCTGTAACCACTGCCACTTTGCCCTGTAGCCTGAGCATCCTTCTCATCCTTCTAGATTACTGATCCCCGCGATCGACACGCGCCGCGCAAAAACCCACATCATTTGGACGCCGGAGGCAGGAATTTGCGGTCGATCAGAGACTGCAGCGCGTTGCGGAACGAGGTCTCGGTATCGACCGTCTTTGCGAACCCGGCCTGGCGCAGCTTGATGGTACTCACGAAGGCTCGCGGTCCCGCCGGGGCGCCATAGGCGAACGCGAAGTCCGCATGCTGGTCTCCTTGACCGACCAGCTCCCGCAGGTTCCGCGAGCGAAGACCATACTTCGCGACAATCTTGTCCCAGATCGCGGCGTTTTCGGCGAGGTAGGCCGTCACGCTCGTCGGCGCGTCCGGTCCCGTCTCTGCACCGAGAGTCTCGGCGATACCCGGCCACACATTACGCCACTCGAACACATCGCCATTGGTGATGTTGAAAGCCTCGTTCGCTGCCTGCGGCGATTGGGCGGCCCAGACCGCCACGTCTGCAACGAGATCTGCATCGGCGGCTTCCCAAACGAATGACGGACCTCCCGGGAAGCCGAACGGCTCCCCCCTCTCGCGGCGGATCGCCGCATAGACTCCGATGGCAGGGAGAACGTTCAGAGCCCCTGGGGTCGGACCGGTGACGAGCTGCGGGCGCAGAGCCGTGTAGTTGAAACCGTGCTTGGCACCCATCTCGCCGACATAGGCCTCCTGATCGAAGAAGAAGTTCGGGTGATCCTTGCGGGCATCACGTTCGCGAGCCGGGATGGGAATGGGATGCAGGTGCACGCCATAGACCTTCGTCCCCTGCAGGATGCTGATGTGCTGGAAATTCCTGGCGCCGCGGACGATGGACTCGACCACGTTGCGCAGCATGGCATTGTTGGTCTCGATCTGATCCTTGCTCGACCAGCCGGCGACCAGCTCGGGCTTTTCGTGGAGAGCCGTATAGGCGATGTGCGTGACGTCGGTCAGCGGTTCGAATGCGGCGCGGGTCTTTTCCTGGTCACGCAAATCGACCGACAGAAAGTCGACGTTGCGGCCGCTCGGCAGCTCTGGCTCACGGCGCGAGACACCGACCACCTCCCAACCCGCGTCCAGAAATCTCTCGATGGCCGCGACGCCCAGCAGGCCGCTTGCACCTGTGATCAATACCTTCTTCGGGACGTCTTTTCTCTGATTGGTCGTGCTCATGATTTCAATCCTCGTTGTTTAGTAAGAGTTTGTCGCGCGTGAGGACGGTTACGCAGCCGCGTTGGCCTCGAGCCACTTCGTGATGTTGGCTGCGGCATCGCCGTAGAAGGTCCGATAGAGATCTTCGGTCACGTAGCCGATGTGAGGCGTCGCCAGGACGTTCTCCAGTTTCCGGAAGGGATGATCGATAGGCAACGGCTCGATGTCGAACACATCGACGGCGGCGCTGGCGATCCGGCGCGCCTGCAGCGCTTCGATCAGAGCCGCTTCGTCCACGATCGGACCGCGCGATGTGTTGACGAGTCTCGCCGTCGGCTTCATCAGGGCGAACTCGGACCGCCCGATCAGGCCTGTGGTGCGCCTGCTCAGGACGAGATGCACCGTGACGACGTCCGCCTCGCGAAACAGGGTCGGCTTTTCGACGCGGGTAGCGCCGGCGGCACTGGCCGTCTCCTCGGTCAGGTTCTGGCTCCAGGCGATCACCTTCATGCCAAAGGCAAGAGCGATCCGCGCGACTTCTTTTCCGATGTTGCCCAACCCAACGACCGAGAGCGTTTTGCCCCGCAGGTTCGAGCCGAGACCGGTCTGCCATCCCCCCGCCTTGAGCGACGCCGCCTCTCGGTCGATGCCCCGCATGTTCGCCAGGATCAGCGACCAGGTGAACTCGATGGTCGGGGTCGAGTCGTAGCCCGTCGCGGTGACCGCGATGCCGAGATCGGTCGCGGCCTGGCCGTCGATGGACGCGTTTCGCGGTCCCGTCGAAGCTATCAGCTTGAGGTTCGGGAGCTGCTGCAGGATCTCCCTTGGAAGCGGCGTCCGCTCACGCATGATGCAAACCACATCGAACGGCTGCAACCGTTCGATGACGGCCGAGGGGTCGGCCACGTGGTCGTTGAACACGGTGATCTCGGCGTGCTGGCGGACGCCAGACCAGTCA
It encodes the following:
- a CDS encoding D-2-hydroxyacid dehydrogenase family protein translates to MKVAILDDYQNVALRLADWSGVRQHAEITVFNDHVADPSAVIERLQPFDVVCIMRERTPLPREILQQLPNLKLIASTGPRNASIDGQAATDLGIAVTATGYDSTPTIEFTWSLILANMRGIDREAASLKAGGWQTGLGSNLRGKTLSVVGLGNIGKEVARIALAFGMKVIAWSQNLTEETASAAGATRVEKPTLFREADVVTVHLVLSRRTTGLIGRSEFALMKPTARLVNTSRGPIVDEAALIEALQARRIASAAVDVFDIEPLPIDHPFRKLENVLATPHIGYVTEDLYRTFYGDAAANITKWLEANAAA
- a CDS encoding SDR family oxidoreductase, whose amino-acid sequence is MSTTNQRKDVPKKVLITGASGLLGVAAIERFLDAGWEVVGVSRREPELPSGRNVDFLSVDLRDQEKTRAAFEPLTDVTHIAYTALHEKPELVAGWSSKDQIETNNAMLRNVVESIVRGARNFQHISILQGTKVYGVHLHPIPIPARERDARKDHPNFFFDQEAYVGEMGAKHGFNYTALRPQLVTGPTPGALNVLPAIGVYAAIRRERGEPFGFPGGPSFVWEAADADLVADVAVWAAQSPQAANEAFNITNGDVFEWRNVWPGIAETLGAETGPDAPTSVTAYLAENAAIWDKIVAKYGLRSRNLRELVGQGDQHADFAFAYGAPAGPRAFVSTIKLRQAGFAKTVDTETSFRNALQSLIDRKFLPPASK